In the genome of Streptomyces sp. NBC_00190, one region contains:
- a CDS encoding CGNR zinc finger domain-containing protein, whose protein sequence is MRFDAGRVCLDLVAEEIRDGDELRQWLAGAGLVPDRTPLARVGPDWAAAFRDLRGDVETLVRAELDGTGPDEQALARVNALAAGPPPGLCAVRDQEGHLVRELCGGVECGALLAAVARDAVELLTDPGDLALLRACEGDGCTRVYLDTSRGHRRRWCSSEVCGNRERVARHRRRALAAGSV, encoded by the coding sequence ATGCGGTTCGACGCCGGGCGGGTCTGCCTGGACCTGGTGGCCGAGGAGATCCGGGACGGCGACGAGCTGCGGCAGTGGCTCGCCGGGGCCGGGCTGGTGCCCGACCGGACGCCGCTCGCGCGGGTGGGCCCCGACTGGGCCGCCGCCTTCCGGGACCTGCGCGGCGATGTGGAGACCCTCGTACGGGCGGAGCTGGACGGGACCGGCCCCGACGAACAGGCGCTCGCCCGGGTCAACGCGCTGGCCGCCGGACCACCCCCGGGCCTGTGTGCCGTACGGGACCAGGAAGGCCACCTCGTACGGGAGCTGTGCGGCGGCGTGGAATGCGGGGCGCTGCTCGCGGCCGTCGCCCGGGACGCCGTCGAGCTGCTGACCGACCCCGGCGACCTGGCACTGCTGCGGGCCTGCGAAGGTGACGGCTGCACCAGGGTCTACCTGGACACTTCCCGCGGGCACCGGCGCCGCTGGTGCTCCAGCGAGGTGTGCGGCAACCGGGAGCGCGTCGCCCGGCACCGCCGCCGGGCCCTGGCAGCGGGGTCTGTGTAG
- the murA gene encoding UDP-N-acetylglucosamine 1-carboxyvinyltransferase codes for MTGTVSDDVLLVHGGTPLEGEIRVRGAKNLVPKAMVAALLGSEPSRLRNVPDIRDVRVVRGLLQLHGVTVRPGEEPGELVLDPTHVESANVADIDAHAGSSRIPILFCGPLLHRLGHAFIPGLGGCDIGGRPIDFHFDVLRQFGATIEKREGGQYLEAPQRLRGCKIRLPYPSVGSTEQVLLTAVLAEGVTELSNAAVEPEIEDLICVLQKMGAIISVDTDRTIRITGVDRLGGYNHKALPDRLEAASWASAALATGGNIYVRGAQQRSMMTFLNTFRRVGGAFEIDDEGIRFWHPGGPLNAIALETDVHPGFQTDWQQPLVVALTQASGLSIVHETVYESRLGFTSALNQMGAHIQLYRECLGGSACRFGQRNFLHSAVVSGPTRLQGADLVIPDLRGGFSYLIAALAAEGTSRVHGIDLINRGYENFMEKLVELGAKVELPGGDLV; via the coding sequence ATGACCGGCACAGTCAGTGACGATGTACTGCTTGTCCACGGCGGTACCCCGCTTGAGGGCGAGATCCGTGTCCGCGGTGCGAAGAACCTCGTGCCCAAGGCCATGGTCGCCGCTCTGCTCGGCAGCGAACCCAGTCGGCTGCGCAACGTTCCCGACATCCGTGACGTCCGGGTCGTGCGCGGTCTGCTCCAGCTGCACGGGGTGACGGTCCGTCCCGGCGAGGAGCCGGGCGAGCTGGTGCTCGACCCCACCCACGTCGAGAGCGCGAACGTCGCCGACATCGACGCCCACGCGGGCTCGTCGCGCATCCCGATCCTGTTCTGCGGCCCCCTGCTGCACCGCCTCGGCCACGCCTTCATCCCGGGCCTGGGCGGCTGCGACATCGGCGGCCGGCCGATCGACTTCCACTTCGACGTGCTCCGCCAGTTCGGCGCGACCATCGAGAAGCGCGAGGGCGGCCAGTACCTGGAGGCCCCGCAGCGCCTCCGCGGCTGCAAGATCCGCCTCCCGTACCCGTCGGTCGGCTCGACCGAGCAGGTGCTGCTGACGGCCGTCCTGGCCGAGGGCGTCACCGAGCTCAGCAACGCCGCGGTGGAGCCGGAGATCGAGGACCTCATCTGCGTACTGCAGAAGATGGGCGCGATCATCTCCGTCGACACCGACCGGACCATCCGGATCACGGGCGTCGACCGCCTCGGCGGCTACAACCACAAGGCGCTCCCGGACCGCCTGGAGGCCGCCTCCTGGGCTTCCGCGGCCCTGGCGACCGGCGGCAACATCTACGTGCGCGGCGCCCAGCAGCGCTCGATGATGACCTTCCTGAACACCTTCCGCCGGGTCGGCGGGGCGTTCGAGATCGACGACGAGGGCATCCGCTTCTGGCACCCCGGCGGCCCTCTGAACGCCATCGCGCTGGAGACGGACGTGCACCCCGGCTTCCAGACCGACTGGCAGCAGCCGCTCGTGGTGGCCCTGACGCAGGCCTCCGGCCTGTCGATCGTGCACGAGACGGTCTACGAGTCCCGGCTCGGATTCACCTCGGCGCTCAACCAGATGGGTGCTCACATCCAGCTGTACCGCGAGTGCCTGGGCGGCTCGGCCTGCCGCTTCGGCCAGCGCAACTTCCTGCACTCGGCGGTCGTCTCCGGCCCCACCAGGCTGCAGGGCGCCGACCTGGTCATCCCCGACCTGCGCGGCGGATTCTCGTACCTGATCGCGGCGCTGGCGGCCGAGGGCACCTCGCGGGTCCACGGCATCGACCTCATCAACCGCGGCTACGAGAACTTCATGGAGAAGCTCGTCGAGCTCGGCGCGAAGGTCGAACTGCCGGGCGGCGACCTCGTCTGA
- a CDS encoding LysR family transcriptional regulator, whose product MPRDVDPRLLRGFVAAAEELHFTRAAARLYLAQQALSRDVRRLEQALGVTLFVRTTRQVELTPDGERLLPLARRVLRAHEELAAAFTAPRALLVDLNTDGPSTGRAVLERARELAPDCELMARFESGLTHAAAEIAAGRLDVAFGYADGLAPALRARLAQSPVRYEPLAVLLPEGHALAARAAVRLDALAGETVYAGAGNPRTAEWTGLARELFAGRGIEMAPPAPVAMGKEEFGRVMAKTGNPVLATVDFLDMPGCVKRPLTDPVPLSPLSMVWRRGFAHPGLDALRAAAAELAAEGDWLEPPPGSWTPARLTHSPGGG is encoded by the coding sequence ATGCCCCGTGATGTGGACCCCCGGCTCCTGCGCGGGTTCGTCGCGGCCGCCGAGGAGTTGCACTTCACCCGCGCCGCCGCCCGCCTCTATCTCGCCCAGCAGGCCCTCAGCCGTGACGTCCGGCGGCTCGAACAGGCCCTGGGCGTGACCCTGTTCGTACGGACCACCCGACAGGTGGAGCTGACCCCCGACGGGGAGCGGCTGCTGCCGCTGGCCCGGCGGGTGCTGCGCGCGCACGAGGAGCTGGCCGCCGCCTTCACCGCCCCCAGGGCGCTGCTCGTCGACCTGAACACCGACGGGCCCAGCACCGGGCGCGCGGTGCTGGAACGGGCCCGCGAACTCGCCCCGGACTGCGAGCTGATGGCCCGTTTCGAGAGCGGGCTCACCCACGCCGCCGCCGAGATCGCGGCAGGCCGCCTCGACGTCGCCTTCGGGTACGCCGACGGGCTGGCCCCGGCGCTGCGGGCGCGGCTCGCGCAGTCGCCCGTACGGTACGAGCCGCTCGCCGTGCTGCTGCCCGAGGGGCACGCCCTGGCCGCGCGGGCCGCCGTACGCCTGGACGCGCTGGCCGGGGAGACCGTGTACGCGGGAGCCGGGAACCCGCGGACCGCGGAGTGGACCGGGCTCGCGCGCGAGCTGTTCGCCGGGCGCGGGATCGAGATGGCGCCGCCCGCCCCCGTGGCCATGGGCAAGGAGGAGTTCGGCCGGGTGATGGCCAAGACCGGCAACCCGGTGCTGGCGACGGTGGACTTCCTCGACATGCCCGGCTGCGTGAAGCGGCCGCTGACCGACCCCGTCCCGCTGTCGCCGCTGTCCATGGTGTGGCGCAGGGGCTTCGCCCACCCCGGGCTGGACGCCCTGCGCGCCGCGGCCGCCGAGCTGGCGGCGGAGGGGGACTGGCTGGAACCGCCCCCGGGCAGCTGGACCCCGGCACGGCTCACACACAGCCCCGGCGGCGGGTGA
- a CDS encoding GNAT family N-acetyltransferase → MVIDGVEMRGLALGDAAGLAEAFARGRAYMAPFEPVRPEDYYTEQGQRVRIEGLLAERDAGRVVPYVLADAATGAPVGAINLGSIALGPLCSGGVGYWVDPAWHGKGLATAALQEVCRAARDDLGLHRVEAQTLLDNAASQRVLAKAGFEPYGVAPRYAHINGAWRDHRLFQRLLHDDPPAS, encoded by the coding sequence ATGGTTATTGACGGGGTGGAGATGAGGGGCCTCGCGCTCGGCGACGCCGCCGGGCTGGCCGAGGCGTTCGCACGGGGCCGCGCGTACATGGCGCCCTTCGAGCCGGTCCGGCCGGAGGACTACTACACCGAGCAGGGGCAGCGGGTCCGGATCGAGGGCCTTCTCGCCGAGCGCGACGCGGGGCGGGTGGTTCCGTACGTGCTGGCCGACGCGGCCACGGGCGCGCCGGTCGGCGCGATCAACCTGGGCTCCATCGCGCTCGGCCCGCTGTGCAGCGGAGGCGTCGGCTACTGGGTCGACCCGGCCTGGCACGGCAAGGGCCTGGCCACCGCGGCCCTGCAGGAGGTGTGCCGGGCCGCCCGCGACGACCTGGGCCTGCACCGGGTGGAGGCCCAGACCCTGCTCGACAACGCGGCCTCGCAGCGGGTGCTGGCGAAGGCGGGCTTCGAGCCGTACGGCGTCGCGCCGCGGTACGCCCACATCAACGGGGCCTGGCGGGACCACCGCCTCTTCCAGCGGCTGCTGCACGACGACCCGCCGGCGTCTTAG
- a CDS encoding nitrate/nitrite transporter codes for MTSTTAPRKGGRWIERWDPEDETFWKETGERTARRNLLYSVLSEHIGFSIWSLWSVMVLFMGPQYGIDPAGKFFLIATATLVGALVRIPYTFAVARFGGRNWTVVSALLLLAPTVAALVVMEPGTSYGTFLAVAALTGVGGGNFASSMTNINAFFPLRKKGWALGLNAGGGNIGVPVVQLSALLVIATAGAGHPRLLLGAYIPLIVAAAALAALRMDNLAPVRNDTGAVREAVREPHTWIMAFLYVGTFGSFIGYSFAFGLVLQTQFGRTPLQAASLTFIGPLLGSLIRPVGGALADRFGGARITLATLVAMAAATGVVILASVRESLPVFLVGFVALFALSGLGNGSTYKMIPGIFQAKALARGMSGEDAAAYGRRLSGAAMGLIGAVGALGGLGINLVFREAFLSSGSGTAAFVTFLGFYAVCCAVTWAVYLRRPAVVAVPDAGVAAKPQLTSV; via the coding sequence ATGACCAGTACGACCGCACCGCGCAAGGGGGGCCGCTGGATCGAGCGGTGGGATCCCGAGGACGAGACGTTCTGGAAGGAGACGGGAGAGCGGACCGCCCGCCGCAACCTCCTCTACTCCGTGCTCTCCGAGCACATCGGGTTCTCCATCTGGTCGCTGTGGTCCGTGATGGTCCTCTTCATGGGCCCGCAGTACGGGATCGACCCGGCGGGGAAGTTCTTCCTCATCGCGACCGCGACCCTGGTCGGCGCCCTGGTGCGGATCCCCTACACCTTCGCCGTCGCCCGCTTCGGCGGCCGGAACTGGACCGTCGTCAGCGCCCTGCTCCTGCTCGCGCCGACCGTGGCCGCGCTGGTGGTCATGGAGCCCGGGACCTCGTACGGCACCTTCCTCGCCGTGGCGGCACTCACCGGCGTCGGCGGCGGCAACTTCGCCTCGTCGATGACGAACATCAACGCCTTCTTCCCGCTGCGCAAGAAGGGCTGGGCGCTCGGGCTGAACGCGGGCGGCGGGAACATCGGCGTCCCCGTCGTGCAGCTGTCCGCGCTGCTGGTCATCGCCACCGCCGGGGCCGGGCACCCGCGGCTGCTGCTCGGCGCGTACATCCCGCTGATCGTGGCCGCCGCGGCGCTCGCGGCGCTGCGGATGGACAACCTGGCGCCCGTACGCAACGACACCGGCGCCGTGCGGGAGGCCGTCCGCGAACCGCACACCTGGATCATGGCCTTCCTCTACGTCGGCACCTTCGGGTCCTTCATCGGCTACAGCTTCGCCTTCGGGCTGGTGCTCCAGACGCAGTTCGGCCGCACCCCGCTCCAGGCGGCCTCGCTGACCTTCATCGGGCCGCTGCTCGGCTCCCTGATCAGGCCGGTGGGCGGGGCGCTGGCGGACCGGTTCGGCGGCGCGCGGATCACCCTGGCCACCCTCGTGGCGATGGCCGCCGCGACCGGGGTCGTGATCCTGGCCTCGGTACGGGAGTCACTGCCGGTGTTCCTGGTCGGATTCGTGGCGCTGTTCGCGCTGAGCGGCCTCGGCAACGGGTCGACGTACAAGATGATCCCCGGGATCTTCCAGGCCAAGGCGCTGGCCCGGGGCATGAGCGGCGAGGACGCGGCCGCGTACGGCCGGCGGCTGTCCGGGGCCGCCATGGGGCTGATCGGCGCGGTGGGAGCGCTCGGCGGGCTCGGCATCAACCTGGTCTTCCGGGAGGCGTTCCTCAGCTCCGGGTCGGGGACGGCCGCCTTCGTGACCTTCCTCGGCTTCTACGCGGTGTGCTGCGCCGTCACGTGGGCGGTATACCTTCGCCGGCCGGCCGTGGTGGCCGTCCCGGACGCCGGGGTCGCGGCGAAGCCGCAGCTCACATCGGTGTAA
- a CDS encoding uroporphyrinogen-III synthase has translation MDDDRNTGPLAGFTVGVTAARRADELIALLRRRGAAVVHAPALRIVPLADDSELLAATKELIACAPDAVVATTAIGFRGWIEAADGWGIGEELLARLRAAELLARGPKVKGAIRAAGLVEAWSPESESLAEVLERMLSAGVAGRRIALQLHGEPLPGFVEALRAGGAEVVVVPVYRWMAPEDLAPLDRLLDAVVSGGVDAVSFTSAPAAASLLSRAEERGVREAVLEALRGTVVSACVGPVTALPLQAHGVDTVQPERFRLGPLVQLLCKELPGRARVLPLAGHRVEIRGHAVLVDDELRPVPPAGMALLRALARRPGWVVGRAELLRVLPGAGRDEHAVETAMARLRAALGAPKLIQTVVKRGYRLSLDAGGEVKYGDAPPA, from the coding sequence ATGGACGATGACAGGAACACCGGTCCGCTCGCGGGCTTCACGGTCGGGGTGACCGCCGCGCGGCGGGCCGACGAGCTGATCGCCCTGCTGCGCCGGCGCGGGGCGGCCGTGGTGCACGCGCCCGCTCTGCGGATCGTGCCGCTGGCCGACGACAGCGAACTGCTCGCCGCCACCAAGGAGCTGATCGCCTGCGCCCCGGACGCGGTGGTCGCCACCACCGCCATCGGGTTCCGCGGGTGGATCGAGGCCGCCGACGGCTGGGGGATCGGCGAGGAGCTGCTCGCGCGGCTGCGGGCCGCCGAACTGCTCGCGCGCGGACCGAAGGTGAAGGGCGCCATCCGGGCCGCCGGGCTGGTGGAGGCCTGGTCGCCGGAGTCGGAATCGCTCGCCGAGGTACTGGAACGGATGCTGTCGGCCGGGGTGGCCGGGCGGCGGATCGCGCTCCAGTTGCACGGGGAGCCGCTGCCCGGCTTCGTCGAGGCGCTGCGGGCCGGCGGGGCCGAGGTGGTGGTGGTCCCGGTGTACCGGTGGATGGCGCCGGAGGACCTCGCGCCGCTGGACCGGCTGCTGGACGCGGTGGTCTCCGGCGGGGTGGACGCGGTCAGCTTCACCTCCGCCCCGGCGGCGGCCTCGCTGCTGTCCCGGGCCGAGGAGCGGGGCGTACGGGAGGCCGTGCTGGAGGCCCTGCGGGGCACGGTGGTGTCGGCGTGCGTGGGGCCGGTGACCGCGCTGCCGCTGCAGGCGCACGGGGTGGACACGGTGCAGCCGGAGCGGTTCCGGCTGGGCCCGCTGGTGCAGTTGCTCTGCAAGGAGCTGCCGGGTCGGGCGCGGGTGCTGCCGTTGGCCGGGCACCGGGTGGAGATCCGCGGGCACGCGGTCCTGGTCGACGACGAGCTGCGGCCCGTGCCGCCCGCCGGGATGGCCCTGCTGCGGGCGCTGGCCCGGCGGCCCGGATGGGTGGTGGGCCGCGCGGAGCTGCTGCGGGTACTGCCGGGGGCGGGGCGAGACGAGCACGCCGTGGAGACGGCGATGGCCCGGCTGAGGGCGGCGCTGGGGGCGCCGAAGCTGATCCAGACCGTGGTCAAGCGGGGGTACCGGCTGTCGCTGGACGCGGGCGGGGAGGTCAAGTACGGGGACGCTCCGCCCGCGTGA
- a CDS encoding HU family DNA-binding protein, producing the protein MNRSELVAALSERAEVTRKDADAVLAALAETVGEIVAKGDEKVTIPGFLTFERTHRAARTARNPQTGDPIQIPAGYSVKVSAGSKLKEAAKGK; encoded by the coding sequence ATGAACCGCAGTGAGCTGGTGGCCGCTCTGTCCGAGCGCGCCGAGGTGACCCGCAAGGACGCCGACGCCGTTCTGGCCGCGCTCGCCGAGACCGTTGGCGAGATTGTCGCCAAGGGCGACGAGAAGGTCACCATCCCCGGCTTCCTGACCTTCGAGCGCACCCACCGTGCCGCTCGCACCGCGCGCAACCCGCAGACCGGCGACCCCATCCAGATCCCGGCCGGCTACAGCGTGAAGGTCTCCGCGGGCTCCAAGCTCAAGGAAGCCGCCAAGGGCAAGTAG
- a CDS encoding NAD-dependent malic enzyme, whose amino-acid sequence MATAPSVSYSMTVRLEVPASGTAVSQLTTAVESSGGSVTGLDVTASGHEKLRIDVTIAATSTAHADEIVEKLRGIEGVSLGKVSDRTFLMHLGGKIEMASKHPIRNRDDLSMIYTPGVARVCMAIAENPEDARRLTIKRNSVAVVTDGSAVLGLGNIGPMAALPVMEGKAALFKRFAGIDAWPICLDTQDSDAIVEIVKAIAPGFAGINLEDISAPRCFEIEARLREALDIPVFHDDQHGTAIVVLAALTNALRVVGKAVGDVKVVMSGAGAAGTAILKLLLAAGVKNAVSADIHGVVHAGRPDLVDAAPDSPLRWIADNTNPEGYTGTLKEAVVGADVFIGVSAPNVLSGEDVAAMAEGAIVFALANPDPEVDPAVARQTAAVVATGRSDFPNQINNVLVFPGVFRGLLDAQSRTVNTDMMLAAATALADVVGEDELNANYIIPSVFNDKVAGAVAGAVRKAASAV is encoded by the coding sequence ATGGCAACGGCGCCCAGCGTCTCGTATTCGATGACGGTCCGTCTGGAAGTGCCCGCGAGCGGAACCGCGGTCTCCCAGCTCACCACCGCCGTGGAGTCCTCCGGCGGCTCGGTCACCGGCCTCGACGTGACCGCCTCCGGCCACGAGAAGCTCCGGATCGACGTCACCATCGCCGCGACCTCCACCGCGCACGCGGACGAGATCGTCGAGAAGCTGCGCGGCATCGAGGGCGTCAGCCTCGGCAAGGTCTCCGACCGAACCTTCCTCATGCACCTCGGCGGCAAGATCGAGATGGCGTCCAAGCACCCCATCCGCAACCGTGACGACCTGTCGATGATCTACACCCCGGGCGTGGCCCGCGTGTGCATGGCCATCGCCGAGAACCCCGAGGACGCGCGCCGCCTCACCATCAAGCGAAACTCCGTCGCAGTCGTGACGGACGGCTCCGCCGTGCTGGGCCTGGGCAACATCGGCCCGATGGCCGCGCTGCCCGTCATGGAGGGCAAGGCGGCCCTCTTCAAGCGCTTCGCCGGCATCGACGCGTGGCCGATCTGCCTCGACACCCAGGACTCCGACGCCATCGTCGAGATCGTCAAGGCCATCGCCCCCGGCTTCGCGGGCATCAACCTGGAGGACATCTCCGCGCCGCGCTGCTTCGAGATCGAGGCGCGGCTGCGCGAGGCCCTCGACATCCCCGTCTTCCACGACGACCAGCACGGCACGGCGATCGTCGTGCTCGCCGCACTCACCAACGCACTTCGCGTCGTGGGCAAGGCAGTTGGGGACGTAAAGGTGGTCATGTCGGGCGCCGGCGCGGCCGGTACGGCCATCCTCAAGCTGCTCCTCGCGGCCGGCGTCAAGAACGCCGTCAGCGCGGACATCCACGGTGTCGTGCACGCGGGCCGCCCCGACCTCGTCGACGCGGCCCCCGACTCCCCGCTGCGCTGGATCGCCGACAACACCAACCCCGAGGGCTACACGGGCACTCTGAAGGAGGCCGTGGTCGGCGCCGACGTCTTCATCGGCGTCTCGGCCCCGAACGTGCTGTCCGGCGAGGACGTGGCCGCGATGGCGGAGGGCGCGATCGTGTTCGCGCTCGCGAACCCGGACCCCGAGGTGGACCCGGCTGTCGCCCGCCAGACGGCCGCCGTGGTCGCCACGGGTCGCTCCGACTTCCCGAACCAGATCAACAACGTGCTGGTCTTCCCCGGCGTCTTCCGCGGCCTGCTGGACGCGCAGTCGCGGACGGTAAACACCGACATGATGCTGGCCGCCGCGACCGCCCTGGCGGACGTCGTCGGCGAGGACGAGCTGAACGCGAACTACATCATCCCGTCGGTGTTCAACGACAAGGTCGCGGGTGCGGTCGCGGGTGCCGTCCGCAAGGCGGCCTCGGCGGTGTGA
- a CDS encoding HelD family protein, translating into MAAQNAAVDSTADSVRDREIAVEQTHLDQVYRRLEEKIHEAEFLMNDAAKRGQVGTPGALAERDAQVFRAGIHLNRLNNEFEDFLFGRIDLVLGKDGEKGPDGAYTSVEPADDAIRGDLTADIAETLHIGRIGVLDSDYAPLVIDWRAPAAAPFYRSTPKDPGRVVRRRVIRSKGRKVLGVEDDLMRPEVTAFLDGQELPALGDGALMAALGRARTHSMRDIVSSIQAEQDLVIRAPAASVAEVAGGPGTGKTAVALHRAAYLLYQDRRRYSGGILIVSPTPLLVAYTEGVLPSLGEEGQVAIRALGSLVDGAEATTYDDPAVARIKGSSRMLKVLRKAVRGALELGDAPDRLRVVAFGRRQELEADELNRIRQNVLGGTAPVNLLRPRARKLLLDALYAKSGGAGRHSDPELAAELRSAFDEDISTEDAFIDFLNAWWPELTPRGVLAAMADERKLGRWSRRDLNPRETRQLARSLRRVGPDGKGPLSVHDVALLDELQQLLGAPARPRRRREMDPLDQLSGLEELMPTREETQWERAERLAAERTEYAHVIVDEAQDLTPMQWRMVGRRGRMGTWTVVGDPAQSSWTDPEEAAAARDEALGTRPRRRFTLTVNYRNPAEVAEVASRVLRLAMPGMEPPSAVRSTGLEPRFTAAGDDLGASVREETRRLLEQVDGTVGVVVAMDRRAEAAGWLADLGARAVALGSLEAKGLEYDATVVVSPAEIADESPAGLRVLYVALTRATQQLTVVSGERDRPGADGVPELLLP; encoded by the coding sequence GTGGCCGCGCAGAATGCCGCTGTCGACAGCACGGCGGATTCCGTCCGCGATCGGGAGATCGCGGTCGAGCAGACGCATCTCGACCAGGTGTACCGACGCCTCGAGGAGAAGATCCACGAGGCCGAGTTCCTGATGAACGACGCCGCCAAACGCGGTCAGGTGGGCACCCCCGGGGCCCTCGCCGAGCGCGACGCGCAGGTCTTCCGGGCGGGCATCCACCTGAACCGGCTCAACAACGAGTTCGAGGACTTCCTCTTCGGCCGTATCGACCTGGTGCTGGGGAAGGACGGGGAGAAGGGGCCGGACGGCGCCTACACCTCGGTCGAGCCGGCCGACGACGCGATCCGCGGGGACCTCACGGCCGACATCGCCGAGACGCTGCACATCGGCCGCATCGGAGTCCTGGACTCCGACTACGCGCCGCTGGTCATCGACTGGCGCGCGCCGGCCGCCGCGCCGTTCTACCGCTCCACGCCCAAGGACCCCGGCCGCGTCGTGCGCCGCCGCGTCATCCGCTCCAAGGGACGCAAGGTGCTCGGCGTCGAGGACGACCTGATGCGCCCCGAGGTCACCGCCTTCCTCGACGGCCAGGAGCTCCCCGCGCTCGGCGACGGCGCCCTGATGGCCGCGCTCGGGCGGGCCCGTACGCACTCCATGCGGGACATCGTCTCCTCCATCCAGGCCGAGCAGGACCTGGTCATCCGGGCCCCCGCCGCCTCGGTCGCCGAGGTCGCGGGCGGGCCCGGCACCGGCAAGACCGCGGTCGCCCTGCACCGCGCCGCGTACCTGCTCTACCAGGACCGGCGCCGCTACTCCGGCGGCATCCTGATCGTCTCGCCGACACCGCTGCTCGTCGCGTACACCGAGGGCGTGCTGCCCTCCCTCGGCGAGGAGGGCCAGGTCGCCATCCGGGCGCTCGGCTCGCTGGTCGACGGCGCCGAGGCGACCACGTACGACGATCCGGCCGTGGCCCGGATCAAGGGCTCCTCGCGGATGCTGAAGGTGCTGCGCAAGGCCGTACGGGGCGCACTGGAGCTCGGTGACGCTCCGGACCGGCTGCGCGTGGTGGCCTTCGGCCGCCGCCAGGAGCTGGAGGCCGACGAGCTGAACCGGATCCGGCAGAACGTGCTCGGCGGCACCGCCCCCGTCAACCTGCTGCGCCCCCGCGCCCGCAAGCTGCTGCTGGACGCGCTGTACGCGAAGTCCGGCGGGGCCGGCCGGCACAGCGACCCGGAGCTGGCGGCCGAGCTGCGCTCCGCCTTCGACGAGGACATCTCCACCGAGGACGCCTTCATCGATTTCCTGAACGCCTGGTGGCCGGAGCTGACCCCGCGGGGGGTGCTCGCCGCCATGGCGGACGAGCGCAAGCTCGGCCGCTGGTCGCGCCGGGACCTGAACCCGCGCGAGACCCGCCAGCTGGCCCGCTCGCTGCGCCGGGTGGGCCCGGACGGCAAGGGCCCGCTCTCCGTGCACGACGTGGCGCTGCTGGACGAGCTCCAGCAGCTGCTCGGTGCGCCCGCGCGGCCCAGGCGCAGGCGGGAGATGGACCCGCTGGACCAGCTCAGCGGGCTGGAGGAGCTGATGCCGACCCGCGAGGAGACCCAGTGGGAGCGGGCCGAGCGGCTCGCGGCGGAGCGCACCGAGTACGCGCACGTCATCGTGGACGAGGCCCAGGACCTGACGCCGATGCAGTGGCGGATGGTGGGCCGCCGGGGCCGGATGGGCACCTGGACGGTGGTCGGCGACCCCGCGCAGTCCTCGTGGACCGATCCGGAGGAGGCGGCCGCGGCCCGCGACGAGGCCCTGGGGACCCGGCCGCGCCGACGGTTCACGCTGACCGTGAACTACCGCAACCCGGCCGAGGTCGCCGAGGTCGCCTCCCGGGTGCTGCGCCTGGCGATGCCCGGCATGGAACCGCCGTCGGCCGTGCGTTCCACGGGCCTGGAGCCCCGTTTCACGGCCGCCGGGGACGATCTGGGCGCTTCGGTACGGGAGGAGACCCGCAGGCTGCTGGAGCAGGTGGACGGCACCGTCGGCGTGGTCGTGGCCATGGACCGGCGCGCGGAGGCGGCGGGGTGGCTCGCCGACCTCGGGGCGCGGGCGGTGGCGCTCGGCAGCCTGGAGGCCAAGGGCCTGGAGTACGACGCCACGGTGGTCGTCTCCCCGGCGGAGATCGCGGACGAGTCCCCGGCGGGCCTGCGGGTGCTGTATGTCGCGCTGACGCGCGCCACGCAGCAGCTCACGGTGGTCTCTGGCGAGCGGGACAGGCCCGGCGCGGACGGGGTGCCGGAACTGCTGCTTCCATAG